In the genome of Thermanaerothrix sp., the window TGTTCTTATATACGGTTATGCCAGTTATCTTAAGGTTCTCCACCTCCCGATACTTAAGTCCCCCCCATCCGCTCTTCCCGGTTCGCAGCTCCACCGCGTACAACCTGCCGGTTCCTGCCACGCAGGCCCCGCTTGAAGGCGTAAAGGTGGCAAAAAGGGCGTATCCGTTCTTTATGACCGGAGGAGTCGTAGGCCTCTCCCGGTTTGCCCCAGATTCATCCAGCGGCATATACCAGCCATCGGCGGATCCAGCAGTGGATTGGTCATAGGCGTTTACACCGTTAAGATCACCGGTCTTTGTTATGGCTCCGCTTTCCGCTCTGGCCAGGGGGAAGGAGAACATGGCCGCCCTGGTGCCGGAGGGATTATCAAGCCCCCCGTCGTCACCGGTTACCCCCGCAACCCATAAGGCCCCTCCGCTTCTGCCGATGGCAAGGCTGTGAGAAATACCCATACCCCCTGGGATAACCCCAGAAGGAACTATACACGAAACTTCCCCCCTTGATGCGCTGCCCCTCCAAACCGCAGAGGACAGATCGCCGAAGTAGAAGAGATCTATCTCCCTGCTGCCATCCGATGGCGCCAAAGCCTTAGGAGACCCCACCACCGACTTCATGTTCTCATGGGTAAACCTACCCCGCACCTCACCTGTGAAAAGGGAAGTAAGATATACCGCCCCCTGTTTGGACATACCGGAAGGCCCCGGATAACCATTGCCCATCAACAAAACGTCTTCCCCTCCATAAGTCCCCACCACAGGGGTTGAGGTGGAGAAGAAAAGCTCCCGGTAGTCCTTCTTAGTCCCATAAGCCTGTGCGTGCGAAAGGACCTCCCTGCTCTTGGGACTCCATATCACCACTTTCGGGGAGGCGACAAAACCGGGCATCGAGGCATCACCCTTGAAGTCGAAGACCTGATTCTCCACCGCCCAAAGGAAAGAGGGAGACCACGGGGAAGTCACGTCCATGGCATATAATCCACACCCACCCCTTCCAAGGAGCCCCAACAACACATACCTACCCTCCCGGGTCTTCTCCACCACCAATGGACCGTCCAAAAGGTAGCGGGGAACCGAGTAGTAGGACTGCATGGGATCGGTGGTCTGAAGCCAAGCGCCCTGGAACTGTTTAAGCCCCACAAGACGGCGCCCCTCAAGCACGTTTGGAGGTGCGAAGGCCCAACGCTCAGATCCATTGGAAACATCGAAGGCATGCAACAACCCCAAATTATCCTGGGCAAAGAGAGCTATGTCCTTCCCTCCGTTAGAGTTGTACACGGTAAGCTCCACCATACCGGCGTGGTAGACGTCTCCCATCTTGTACCTCTGGCCGGCCCTCTTATGGGGATAGTTCTCATCCAAATCCTCGTCCCATTTGATCTTAAACCCGTTGGCGTCGTACTCAACGGTCCTGTCCCCCATAAGCCACCGGAGGAAAAGCTCCGCCTGGGTGGAGGCGCTTGCGCCGCTGGAAGAAAGGCCCATTTGGGAGGCCAATTGGTCTAAATAGCTGAAAGAACCGGTGTTCAACACCTTTTTAAGCCCCTCGCCGTTGACCACCGCAAAAAGGGACCGCTCCGAATGCTCCTTAACGTTCAGCATCTCAGCGGCGCTCCACTTCCTCGTCTGGTTCCCGTCCTTATCGATCTCGTAGCACACGACATCCCCCTTCCACTGCATCGCCTTCGTGGAATTGGGCACCGAAAAGGCGGAGGAGTAAACGAAGGCCTCCCCATCCTTGCGAGGACTTACAACTGGAGCTCCACCGGAACCGGCGTTGCTGTTTATGCTCTCAAAAATACGCTTGAAGGCATCCATAAGGGCAGCCACATCGTTGGCATAAAACGGCGACGCAGAGCCGTTCTCCAACCCGTCATCTCCCACGTCCGCCATCCTCTCAAGAGTTCGCTTAAGCTGCCTACCCTTATCTGAAGTAGGGTTAGGGTTTACAAATGCCACCACAAAGACCTTAACCGGCTGAGACTTCCTATAAGCACCAGTGGCGGGATCAACCCCCCATCCCGAGTAAGATATCCTGGAGTTGTGAAGCGCCCTTACCGCCTCCACCGGATCGGTGTTGTCCCGGTTCTGTCCCCCAGCGGTCAGTATTATGGCGTAGTTGCCCTGACACCATTGCTTTATGTATGTGGGTTCACTGCTTGGACGAGAATCGTTGGTATCGTACACCCCGCTCTTCCTGGCACAGAAGAAATCACGAAGGGAGCCTTCCAGCTTTCCATAGTTAGCCCCCTCGGAGAATGCTATGGACTGGGTAAGAGGACGCTTGCCGTCAAAACGAAGCTCCTTGTTGCTGGCATCCTCTCTACCATCAAACCACTGGATAACCTTGTCCCTCATCTGGGTGGCTACATAGGAGCCTCCGGAAAGCTGGTACATCTGGGCAGGCTGGACTATGAACATGGCCCTCTTGCTGGCCTCGTTGGTGCTGATCAAAACCCCGCGGCTCAACCGAACGCTCCTGCCGTAATAAGTCATACCACTACCACCGGTACCGGACGAGTTGGGAGAGTCATAACCAAAACGGCCGTTGGGCCAGCTGGTCTCGCGATAGGCGAAAGTCCCGTTCTTGGTGATGCCCCGATACCAATCCGCCCAAGGTAGACTGTTATCTCCCCAGCTGGAATAATCCTGCTGGACATAGGTGGCCACGCCGATGACCGCGTCTCTTACCACCTCTGGAGAACGCAAAAGACGCCACAGGACCAGTTTCATCTTAAACGCCCTGCTGTCGTTGGGAACCAGGCCATAGGATTTATTACCCCGCTTGTACCTCAGATAATCGTTATCCTGGGCGTAACAGTCGGGATCGTCCTCCCTGTTGTTAGATGAATCTAAATCCCTGCCCCAATATTGGTACTGCTCTCCGGTATACATCTTATACGGCTGAGATCCATCGCCATAGGTACACCAGGTCTCCGAGGACTCGTAAAAGTAATAAGGATCCCCAACCACCGGATTGTGAGGAACCGGATTAGGAAGAACGTAGTAAGGGGAGGAGCCGGACGGCCCCGAATAATTGGTGCCCGACGCAGGAACATCGTTGACGTCCCCACTGGTGGACCACAGCATCGACGCGCTGGTATCTATGAGCAGAAACACATTAGGAGAGACCCCCTCTCCTATTCCTTTAGGGGCCTCTTTAAAGAAGGGGTTAAGGGCGACATCGTCCGCCCCCATCAATCCTCCAGCTGATACAACCCCCAAAAGGGCCAGGGCAGCAAGGATAACCCATGGCTTGCGCAAAACTTTATTCACCATCATCTCCATCACTCCCTGCCTATGATGCCTTCCTCCACGGTCATGGTCCTATCCTCCCCCAAGGCAAACCCGGACCTCTTGGCGGTGCTCCTTATGACATAGCTTGGGGGTCTGAACTTACCGGCCTCCCCAACGGAACCAACCCCACCGGAAGAGCCTGGCATGGTGGGCTCCAGGGTAACATCGGCGGTCATGGCATAAACCAAAGCACCAAGACGAGGAGGGATACCAGCCGCATAGGACGGCACGTTAGGATAGTCAACCCTGTATATGAAGGTAGTAACTGTAGTACCATCCTGTTCGGAACGGAACACCCCTTGATCTCCGGAGGAAACCGCCACCAGATTGCCGAAGGGCACGTTTATCCCCTTGATCGTCTTGGAGGACAGCACGCCCGTTGCGGATAGATCCGCGGCGGAATCGTAGTCAGGGAACGATTTATCGGTGGTGTTAGCCAACAGCCACGCCTCAGCGGCGCTGATCCCGGACTGGGCGGATATATAAAGCTTTTTCTGCTGCACCACGCTCTGGGTTGTGGAGAACAGGTTGTTGGCCAAGAAAAAAGCGGTTGTGACAAGCCCCAACCCAGCCAGCATTATCACTAAGACGGTGGGCAGTGCAAATCCAGGCCTTCTCATCGATTCCTCAACCTCCAGGAGGTCCTGACGTGCATCAGATATCCCTTGCTGTCCTCAGAAGAAAGGGTGGTACCGAACGAAGAAGGCCAGGTGGACGGCAGCCCCTTGCCAGGACCGTCCCCGCGGCTTAAGACGTGCAACGTAAGCACCCCCTGGGATAGTCCAAACCTTATATCCGCATAACCAACACCAGTTCTGGGTTGAGGAGCTCCTAACGATACATCCTCCACGTACAGCTGGCCGTCCTTCTGCTCCGCCACCAAAGCTCTGGGGTAGAACACCTCATCAAAGGGAGCCACCACCACGTCTTGGGAGTGAGGATTTAAAAGCGATACCGCCTTGCCATTGACAGAATTGATCCGCAAAGGCAGGTTTGCGGATGGGAAGACAAGCCACCCCTTCATGGTAGCGGGCGAAAGGGAATAAAGATCCGACGGCAGGCTCTCGGCAAGCTCCAGGTTGACCACCCCGTTGGGGGGCACTGAAGCGCGATCCATGGACACTATGGTTACGCCGCTCGGAACGGCGTACAGCAACCTAAGCTTCTTCGAGGAGTCCACGACCTCCACCAGATCATTCCAGAAACCAAACTGAGAAATCCCAGGGAAGGCCTTGGAGGGCTTGTCGGCTGAAACTCCAACCGCGGCGTTCAACACCCAGTCCTGAAGGACCGCCACAGCTTCCTCCGCCCTCATCCTTGCCCTAGAAGAGAGCTCTATCCTCTCGTAATGGGATATATAAAGCCAAAACATGGCAACCGAACCCACAAGCGCTATGGCCCCCACCAGCAGGGCCATCAGGACCTCCGCGAGGGAGAAGGCCCGACTAGTTGACCTTAAGGGCCGGATCACGGGGCACCACCCTCCTGAACTCCAAAGACCTGGCGCCGGAGGCTGAGTCCCAGCTTACGGTCACCACCAGAACCCTGTCCCCCGAAACATCGTAAGAGGCGCAGGAGAGGCTGTAGGGAGAAATGCTGGAAGGGGGGTTGCCCCCCCACTCCAGCGCATCCAAAGCCTCTCCCGCAAGCCACAGGGCATTCTCCTGCTGGGAGGTTCGCATGGCCATGGCGTGGGACATCATTATGGAAGCCCCCAGGACCAGCAACACCACCGCCAGAATGACCAGCGATATGAGAGCCTCCACCAAGGAGAAACCCCGTCTCACGTCAACACCCCCAGGGCTTAACGAACCTGCATGTAAATCCAGTTCTCGTTGTTATACGCGGTGGTGTTGACGGCGCTGTCAGTACCACCAAACAGATTCTTGTCCTTAGAGGCCATGTCCTTCAGCTTTGCCTTAACGCCGTTGCCATAGCTGGTCACATTGCGGCCAATGTAGTAGTCGTTGCTAACGGCAAGCATCTTGAACTGGGCGGTGTCAACTCCAGAGCTGCCCATGTAGGACTTAAGGTTATCCAGGTTATTGGTCCAGCTGCCATTGTCCGCATAGTACATCATGGCGGCGCTCTTCACGGTCCTAAGATCGCTTACGATACGGGTGGCCTCCGCCTTATCGGTGCCGCTGCCAGCCACAAGAAGCATCGCTCCAGCCAGTATGCCGATGATGATGATGACGATCAGGAGCTCCACCAACGTAAAACCCTTCCGCTTCTTACCCAACAACCGCATCCACATCTGCTTCATTTACATCTCCTCCTTTTTTTTAAGCCCCTACATGAGGCTTTGGATGGCACTTATTATGGGGAAGAATATGGACATGGCGACCACCGCCACCACTCCGCCTACGAACAGTATCAACATGGGTTCCAACGCCGAGGTAAGGGCCTTCACCTTCTCCTCCAGCTCCATGTCATACCAGTCCGCCACCTTCTCCAGCATCTCCTCCAGCTTACCGGTCTCCTCCCCTATGGCCACCATGTGGCATACCATGGGGGGGAAGAGGTTCTCTCTCTTGGCCACCACGTTAAGCGGCACACCCTTCTCCGCACCCTCCTTAAGCTTCTGAAAGGCTCCGCCCACAAAATGGTTGTTAGCGACCCCCGCTGCCATATCAAGGCACCGAAGGATCGGCACCCCAGAGGACACCAGCGTACCCAAGGTCCTAAAGCTCCTGGCCATTATCCCCTTGTAGATGACATCTCCTATCAAAGGGATACGAAGCTTAACCCGGTCCCACCTAGCCCTGAACGAGGGTATCTGCTTCAGCAACATCACCAGAACCACCAAAATCGCCAACACCAAGCCTATAAGAAGCCCGTTATCCCTGGCCCCCAGGGCAAAGGCAAAAACCAACTTCGTCACCAGCGGCAACTCTATCCCCATCTGATTAAACACCTGAGAGAACCGCGGTATTACCACGAACACCAATATTCCCATGACCATCACGCAGATGGACAACACCACCATGGGATAGACCAACGCCGAGGAGATCTTCTTCCGCAACGCCTCCTGTTTCTCAAGCAACGTGGCCAACCGCTGAAGGCTCAAGTCCAGGACGCCGCCCTCTTCCCCCGCCCTTATGAGGGATATCACCAAAGGAGAGAACGCCTTATCGGCGCTCATGGCGTCCGCCAAGCCACGGCCTGCCATAACACCCCTAGATACGGTCTCAAAAGCCGAGGCCAAGGCCTTGCTGTGAACCTGTTCCTTTATGATGTTAAGAGCCCCCGCCACGGTTATGCCGGCAGATATCATGGTGGAAAGCTGCCTGAAGGCCACCGCAAGATCCTTCAGCTTCACCTTGGGCTGGAGCAGCGCAAGGCCTCCAAATAGCTTGCGCTCCCCCTCAGGGACTTCCTTCAACTCCAAGGGCACCCAGCCCCTGCCCTTCATGAGGGAAAGGGCGGCCTCTCTGGATCCCGCCTCCAAGACCCCCGACAAATCCCCCTCGGCGCTCCTAGCTCGGTACTCGAACTTCAAGTCCTGTGCCCCCCGCCTAGTCCGGCTATGATTAGCCTTATTTTAACAACCCAGAAAACAAAAGTCAAGGAATCAATTTTTCATCGCACCAAGACAGGTCCCCCCAACAGGTGTTCCACTTCCTTCGGGTCAAAGCAGTACTGCTCCACCGCCTCCCTGGAGAGGATCCCCTCCCTGTAGAGCCTCACCAGATCCTGATCCATGGAATGCATGCCAATGGAGCTTCCCGTCTGCATCATGCTCTTAATCTGGGACGTCTTGCCCTCCCTTATGCAGTTTCTCACCCCAGGCGTCGCCCAAAGAAGCTCCGTGGCGACAACCCTGCCGCCGCCGTCCAAGGGTATCAGCTGCTGAGAGCATATCCCTATCAGTATGTTGGCCAGCTGAAGCCTAACCTGTTGCTGTTGATAAGGGGGAAACACGTCCACGATTCGATCCACCGTTTGGGCGGCGTCAGGGGTGTGCAGCGTGGCCAACACCAAGTGGCCAGTCTCCGCCGCGGTTATGGCCGCCGAGATGGTCTCCAAGTCCCTCATCTCTCCGATCATTATCACGTCCGGGTCCTGACGCAAGACACGGCGCAAAGCCTCGGAGAATGACATGGTGTCATCCCCAACCTCCCGCTGGTGTATCATGGCCCGCTCAGATCTAAAGACGTACTCTATGGGATCCTCCACCGTCACTATGTGGCAAGATCGGTTCATATTGATCTGCTGGATCAGGGCCGCCAACGTGGTGCTCTTACCGGATCCAGTGGGCCCCGTGACCAGGAAAAGTCCCCTCATCTTCTCCGCCACCTGCCCCATCTCCCTCGGCAGCTTCAACTGATCCATGGTCCTTATGTCCGTGGAGATGGAACGGATGGCTATGGCGGGATTCCCCTTCTCAAAGAAACAGTTCACACGGAAACGAGGCATGGTGTCCAAAGACACCATGGTGAAACTGAAATCCAACTCCCTCTTCTGGGTGAACTCCTCATGTCTTCCGGGAGGCAGAATATCCCCCAGATACTCCATCACGTCGTTAGGAGTAAGGTCCGGAAGATCAAAGGGTATCAACATCCCGTCTATTCGCAGCATGGGAGGCCTGGAAGAACTTATGTGAAGGTCGCTGGCCTTTCGCTTTACCATCTCATATAAAAGCACTTTCAATGACGGAACCGACATGTTGCACCTCCAAAGCTAAACAAGTTTTACTGCATGGTCTCAGACATCATCTCTTCCACACTAGTTATACCATCTAAGACCTTTTTAATTCCAGCCTTTCTCAAAGTTGTCATTCCCTTGGATATGGCTAACTTTCGGATCTCATACACCGGGGATCCCTCGGCGATGGCCCTCTTTATCTCCTCATCCACCATGAGTATCTCGAAAAGGGCGGTACGTCCCTTGTATCCGGTGTTCCTGCAGTCGTCACACCCCACCGGAGCGAAAACCCTGGTCCCCGGCGGCAAATCAAGGGATCTTGCCACCGCATCAGGCAGCTCAATCTGCTTCTTGCACGAACTGCACAACCTCCTAGCAAGCCGCTGAGCTACAACGCCAACCACGGCCGAAGAGACCATAAAAGGCTGTATCCCCATGTCCAAAAGCCTTGCCACCGCGCTGGGGGCGTCGTTGGTGTGCAGTGTGGAGAGTACCAAGTGACCGGTCAACGCGGCCCTTATGGCCAGCTGGGCGGTCTCTTGATCCCGGATCTCTCCTATCATTATCTTGTCCGGGTCCTGCCGAAGGATGGACCGCAAGGTCTCACTGAACGTAAGCCCTGCCTTTTCATTCACCTGCACCTGGGTAATCCCGGGCATCGTGTACTCCACCGGATCCTCCACCGTTATTATGTTCACATCCGGCGTGTTCATGACCTCAAGCAGCGAGTAAAGGGTGGTGGATTTACCGCTCCCCGTGGGCCCGGTCACCAGTATGATGCCGTACGGAAGGGACGCCATGTCCTCAAGAAGAGCCCTCTCATCGGGGCTGAAGCCCAACCGCTCCAATCCAACCATGGCCTTATCCTGGTCCAACAATCGCATGACTATCTTCTCGCCAAATATGGATGGAAGGGAAGAAACACGAAGATCCACCCTCTTGTTGCCAACCTTTAACAAGATCCTTCCGTCCTGGGGCCTCCTGCGCTCCGATATGTCCATTCCGCTCATTATCTTTATCCTGGAGCAAACAGCCGGATGCAGGTTCTTGGGATACTCAAGGGAATCAAAGAGGGCGCCGTCTATCCTGTAGCGCACCCTCGCCCCCCTTTCAAAGACCTCTATGTGAATGTCAGAGGTACCTTCTTTAACTGCCTCCTCCATGATCGAGTTGACCAGCTTCACCACCGGGGCATCATCCACCCCCACGTCCACCAGGTTCAACGACGAATCGGATGGTTTGTCCTCCATCACCTCCACCATGGCTTCCTCCAATGTGGTGTGAACCCGGTAGAACTGCTCAAACGCCCGCCTTATCTCGGAGACCATGGCGATGCTAAGCTCTATCTCCCTACCAGTTGCCATCTTTAATTCGTCCAGCGCCACCACGTTAAGGGGATCCGAAGTGGCCACAAGAAGTCTGCCATTATCCAACAGGCTTAAAGGCACCACTTCAAGGCGCCTCGCCATGTTCTCAGGCACTACCTTTAATACCTCCGGGGTGGGCTTGTACCTGGCAAGGGACACCAAGGGCACCTTGAGCTGCCGGCTCAGGGCTTCAGCTAAGTGTTTCTCCGAAACCCAACCGTTCTTCACCAGTATCTCACCAAGCCGCATGGAGCTCACCTTCTGCTCCTTAAGCGCCGCGTTCAAGGTGCTCTCAGTCAAAACGCCGGCCTGTATCAAGATGTCTCCCAATCGCATGTGCTTGGTATCCACCATTCAGCACCCCTCCAGAATATATAAGAAACCAATATATTAATCATCGGTTATTATACCACCAAATCCAAGTACCATACATGGGATGTTATATTATACATCCACTTGCCGTACACCTTGAAATTAAAATTCATTACCCCTGCCACAAAATCCAGATCAACAAGCCATAAAATCCCAAAAGCGGTTAAGGAATTCAACGGGAGCAATGGAATTTTGATTTGCTTAAAAATCAGCGACAGAAAGCCGCAGGGCAACGCGACCATCCCCTTTCACCTAAAAGCCGCCCACCGGGTGGTGCTGTGCCGATGCCGAGGTATGCCCTGGTGCGGGTTATTTGGTTAGTGGGCGGGGTATTGGGTATATGGTTATGGTATATGATTGTGGTATATGGTTATTGGAGTTACGGGATATAGGGTCATGGGGATGGCTGTTGTTAGTGGTTATGGGGATATGGGTATGAACGAGATGACTTTCGGCATGTTTTAAGGTAGTTGGTA includes:
- a CDS encoding ATPase, T2SS/T4P/T4SS family → MVDTKHMRLGDILIQAGVLTESTLNAALKEQKVSSMRLGEILVKNGWVSEKHLAEALSRQLKVPLVSLARYKPTPEVLKVVPENMARRLEVVPLSLLDNGRLLVATSDPLNVVALDELKMATGREIELSIAMVSEIRRAFEQFYRVHTTLEEAMVEVMEDKPSDSSLNLVDVGVDDAPVVKLVNSIMEEAVKEGTSDIHIEVFERGARVRYRIDGALFDSLEYPKNLHPAVCSRIKIMSGMDISERRRPQDGRILLKVGNKRVDLRVSSLPSIFGEKIVMRLLDQDKAMVGLERLGFSPDERALLEDMASLPYGIILVTGPTGSGKSTTLYSLLEVMNTPDVNIITVEDPVEYTMPGITQVQVNEKAGLTFSETLRSILRQDPDKIMIGEIRDQETAQLAIRAALTGHLVLSTLHTNDAPSAVARLLDMGIQPFMVSSAVVGVVAQRLARRLCSSCKKQIELPDAVARSLDLPPGTRVFAPVGCDDCRNTGYKGRTALFEILMVDEEIKRAIAEGSPVYEIRKLAISKGMTTLRKAGIKKVLDGITSVEEMMSETMQ
- a CDS encoding prepilin-type N-terminal cleavage/methylation domain-containing protein — its product is MRRGFSLVEALISLVILAVVLLVLGASIMMSHAMAMRTSQQENALWLAGEALDALEWGGNPPSSISPYSLSCASYDVSGDRVLVVTVSWDSASGARSLEFRRVVPRDPALKVN
- a CDS encoding prepilin-type N-terminal cleavage/methylation domain-containing protein, producing the protein MKQMWMRLLGKKRKGFTLVELLIVIIIIGILAGAMLLVAGSGTDKAEATRIVSDLRTVKSAAMMYYADNGSWTNNLDNLKSYMGSSGVDTAQFKMLAVSNDYYIGRNVTSYGNGVKAKLKDMASKDKNLFGGTDSAVNTTAYNNENWIYMQVR
- a CDS encoding type IV pilus twitching motility protein PilT: MSVPSLKVLLYEMVKRKASDLHISSSRPPMLRIDGMLIPFDLPDLTPNDVMEYLGDILPPGRHEEFTQKRELDFSFTMVSLDTMPRFRVNCFFEKGNPAIAIRSISTDIRTMDQLKLPREMGQVAEKMRGLFLVTGPTGSGKSTTLAALIQQINMNRSCHIVTVEDPIEYVFRSERAMIHQREVGDDTMSFSEALRRVLRQDPDVIMIGEMRDLETISAAITAAETGHLVLATLHTPDAAQTVDRIVDVFPPYQQQQVRLQLANILIGICSQQLIPLDGGGRVVATELLWATPGVRNCIREGKTSQIKSMMQTGSSIGMHSMDQDLVRLYREGILSREAVEQYCFDPKEVEHLLGGPVLVR
- a CDS encoding type II secretion system F family protein; translated protein: MKFEYRARSAEGDLSGVLEAGSREAALSLMKGRGWVPLELKEVPEGERKLFGGLALLQPKVKLKDLAVAFRQLSTMISAGITVAGALNIIKEQVHSKALASAFETVSRGVMAGRGLADAMSADKAFSPLVISLIRAGEEGGVLDLSLQRLATLLEKQEALRKKISSALVYPMVVLSICVMVMGILVFVVIPRFSQVFNQMGIELPLVTKLVFAFALGARDNGLLIGLVLAILVVLVMLLKQIPSFRARWDRVKLRIPLIGDVIYKGIMARSFRTLGTLVSSGVPILRCLDMAAGVANNHFVGGAFQKLKEGAEKGVPLNVVAKRENLFPPMVCHMVAIGEETGKLEEMLEKVADWYDMELEEKVKALTSALEPMLILFVGGVVAVVAMSIFFPIISAIQSLM
- a CDS encoding PilC/PilY family type IV pilus protein, which encodes MFLLIDTSASMLWSTSGDVNDVPASGTNYSGPSGSSPYYVLPNPVPHNPVVGDPYYFYESSETWCTYGDGSQPYKMYTGEQYQYWGRDLDSSNNREDDPDCYAQDNDYLRYKRGNKSYGLVPNDSRAFKMKLVLWRLLRSPEVVRDAVIGVATYVQQDYSSWGDNSLPWADWYRGITKNGTFAYRETSWPNGRFGYDSPNSSGTGGSGMTYYGRSVRLSRGVLISTNEASKRAMFIVQPAQMYQLSGGSYVATQMRDKVIQWFDGREDASNKELRFDGKRPLTQSIAFSEGANYGKLEGSLRDFFCARKSGVYDTNDSRPSSEPTYIKQWCQGNYAIILTAGGQNRDNTDPVEAVRALHNSRISYSGWGVDPATGAYRKSQPVKVFVVAFVNPNPTSDKGRQLKRTLERMADVGDDGLENGSASPFYANDVAALMDAFKRIFESINSNAGSGGAPVVSPRKDGEAFVYSSAFSVPNSTKAMQWKGDVVCYEIDKDGNQTRKWSAAEMLNVKEHSERSLFAVVNGEGLKKVLNTGSFSYLDQLASQMGLSSSGASASTQAELFLRWLMGDRTVEYDANGFKIKWDEDLDENYPHKRAGQRYKMGDVYHAGMVELTVYNSNGGKDIALFAQDNLGLLHAFDVSNGSERWAFAPPNVLEGRRLVGLKQFQGAWLQTTDPMQSYYSVPRYLLDGPLVVEKTREGRYVLLGLLGRGGCGLYAMDVTSPWSPSFLWAVENQVFDFKGDASMPGFVASPKVVIWSPKSREVLSHAQAYGTKKDYRELFFSTSTPVVGTYGGEDVLLMGNGYPGPSGMSKQGAVYLTSLFTGEVRGRFTHENMKSVVGSPKALAPSDGSREIDLFYFGDLSSAVWRGSASRGEVSCIVPSGVIPGGMGISHSLAIGRSGGALWVAGVTGDDGGLDNPSGTRAAMFSFPLARAESGAITKTGDLNGVNAYDQSTAGSADGWYMPLDESGANRERPTTPPVIKNGYALFATFTPSSGACVAGTGRLYAVELRTGKSGWGGLKYREVENLKITGITVYKNKIYMGVQRFADISDNALKKAFGNDAKASWDSGLVTISLPPNVPADKDKVGKYDRIYWRRR